The following DNA comes from Hordeum vulgare subsp. vulgare chromosome 3H, MorexV3_pseudomolecules_assembly, whole genome shotgun sequence.
ttgactgtcatccgagtggatttagatgttgtcacgatccagtaggaatttcccttgtagtccttaaactaataatgaggtgcccttgggtaggacgtattggtcagacctatgaccctacccgggggctatatccccgtcaccgGCTTCAGTAGGGGAGCGACTCATTCTGTCGGCGGTAGTTGTTGGTCTTAGAATCTCATTATAAATTTCATTATGTTTGAGGTGCTTTGTACTTTCGATAAACTTCGATAATAGACTCGGATCATTTTCTCAAAAAAGTGAAGGTATTTATATTCCTAAAGGAATCTACTACTATGGAGGTCTTGTGCTCCTTTCGAGTCTTCTCCTCAAGAGGAGGCCTTGATTCCTCTAGGGAAGATAAATCCCACAAAGGGGAGATAGATGAGGAGAGCTCAATAATTTTAGTTCTAGTCTTTTCTAACCCTATAATGAAGGTGGTAGTGAGGAGGTATATATAGTCCTCCCCCGAAGGGGTAAGTGAGGAATAGAAAGGTACACGGGTCGAGCCCAAtttacttcatggagacacgggtCGAAAGTTTCGAGGGTCGGATGTTTCGGGTAGGCTTCGGGATTCCAAGAAGTAATGCGAGTGTTTGTGTAGACGAGGCCAAAAGTTCTGGGAGCTGAAATATCTGAGGCGATGGTCGCAGGTTCCAGGGTCTCCTGTAATTTTCTTAGTGTTTCTTATTCCTTCTCTTCCATGCTTCCCCCGTGGATGGTGTCGTTGTACTCTTGTGCTTGCACTCCTTCTCAACATGTGTGTTGCTCGGCTCAAACCTATGTATGCATGAGGCAGGAGGGTCAAGTAATATACAGTCCAAGAGAGAGCCAAGTAGACACACATAAAGGATATGATTCACCTTAGTATATGTGATGCGTGTGTCCCTTGGCGATGGAGCCAAGTCCATGATAACGACCCTATGGTGCTTTGCACCAACATCCCAACGACCAAGCGTGTCGAGGATAGGTTTTTGGATGCTTTTGGCAAATTACCTAAAGTGAGCAAAAGGGAGGATGTTAAGCTCAAGATGAAGGCTTATATGAACCTGTACAAAAAACTACTCTCATCACAAGATCGAGGCACTAAAAGCTTGGGGGCATTGGGAAGTAGAAATTAGACCTTGCAGGATGTATTCCACATAATAATGTTAGTCCATGATACCTCAATGCACAACACAAGCGGTGCCATGGCTCGGTGTGAAAGAGTCCTTTCGGTTTCTATGGAGTTTCATTTGTTCCTTTTGGCCTTGGCACTCCCGATATTCCTTGATGTCGTGTGTCTGCTTTGCTAGTCCCCATCCTCACCTTTAGTGTCCTTTTCTAATTTTCTTTGTTCTCACATATTTTTGGGCATTGTATTGTTTAGCTTATTTTTCCTCATAAACTAGGTCATTTTTACTATCTTTTCCCTCACTAGCAAAATGGTATGTGCCTTGcaaccggaaaaaaaaatcataatctTCAATGACCATAATCATAGTTTTGCTGCATCACACAAATACACTATCATTCTCATTTTTGTGAAAttgtgaacaatttttaaaaatcatgaaAAAATAAACTCATGAACATATTTGAAATCTTGAATTTGTTTCAGATTCGTGCAGATTTTTAcagatttttgaaatttttatgaaactatgaaTATTTTATACTATTTGCAAACATTTTCTTTAAATTGTAAGCATTTCTTAAACAAGTTTTGTTGAATCGGCAAGTAATTtttgaaattcatgaacattttttgaaatgcatgatcatTTTTTGAATCGGTGAAGATTTTATGAATTAATAAACTATTTTGTAAGTCACGAACAGTTTTTGAATTTTTAGGATTTGTTTCAGTTCATGAAAATTCCTTGAATCggcatttttttaatttattaacATTTTTAATATCCTAACTTTTACAAATATCATGAATGTTTTTTGAGTTTTTAAACATTTGTTTTtaaaattgcaaaaaaatattttaaactAGCGAACATTTTCCGAACCCGCAAACATGTATGAGTTATTGCACATTTTATTTAAAAttcttagtttttttatttttgaaacttttttgaattctcaaattATTTAAAGcagaaaaaaaagataaaaaggagAACAGAAAATAAAGGCCGACCGGACATGGGCCAGGCCGACCAGGAGCTATGTGTCTTCTCCTAGTATGCAAAGCACAGTATAGGACAGCTACTGCATGGGCCGGTCTATGCGGGGATTCTCCGCTGTGAACCATTTTTTCCCACTTACCGAAGACATGGTGGATAATTATCGATAACTTTAGGGTAATTTGAATGACGGATCATCAGAAACAGTTTGTGCTTTACTATTATAGCAAAAGGGGTTGTGCGTCGCAGcgggagaaaaaaaatataatttgcaaTTGCCATGAATAATTTTGCTGCATCACCGAGATACACTGTCACTTTTAATTTcatgaaatcatggacttttttTAAACTCATGCACATATTTGAAagtgtgaacattttttaaattcctgAGCACTTATAAATTCATGACCATTTTCGAAAATCaataatattttttgaattcatgaatatTTAATACTATTCGGagacattttttaaaattgtCAAAAAAATTAGACATATTTCTTGAATCGGCGAGCATTTCATGAactgattttttttttggaaattgGTGAAATAATTTTGGAAatccatgattttttttatttaactAGCATTTTTTAAATTTAAGAAATATATTTGTCTAAATGCATGATCATTTTCTGAATGGATAAACCATTGTTAAGTCATGAACAGTTttagaatttttaggatattattccattgatgaacatttttttaattggtgaaaatttatttaatttgATTACAAAATTCAATACACTATTTGttaaaaaatatgaacatttaATAATATGTCAAACATTTTCTTTCAATGTTGTAAAAAATCAGATATGCATACATTTTCTAAAAAAATCATGAACTTCTTTTTAATACATACACATTTTAAATCATATTCTTTTCGGAACTTTTTTAAAatcctaaattatttaaagtaaataaataaaGATGAAAATGTAAGAAATACAAGAAacgggaaaaaaatgaaaaacaggCCATCCGGACATGTGCGGGCCCAAACTGGCGCTCTGCGTCTTCTCACAACGCCCAAAGCACAAGGTCCCTACTGGCTCGGCCGGcccagacgggattaccatatgtGAAACGTTTTGTGGCATTGATGGATACTTTTTGCCAACTTTGTGAATAACTTGAATGACGGACGACAAAAAACAGATCGTGTTTTattaggttgatgatgatgatgatgagttgagGTTGAGATTAGGTAGAGATATACCGGATAACTCTGTATTCTTTTATGGGATTGACTAGGAAGCGGCGCCGCATATGTGCTCTCCCATGCGGCGGCTCTTTAAACAGTCGGCTGAGCCCGATTTCCTTTGATGTTtaaaatttaaaaagttttatctacaaaaccgttaattcaatcgatgatccgtttttaCCATTGACTTTCTTGCGACAAGTTCTTCGAAACTATATCCCATATCGACATGTTTTGACAATTATTTTTTTCGGTTCATACTTGCCATATTTTTTGACCTCACTTGACATATaattaaccacttacttgtctaaaaaaaataacttgattgaTTTTTTTTAATGCTGTTTCGTATAAAGCCCTGTAGCAGTttctattatgcatgatataaAGAAGCATGTAATAGGTTGTGTTTGTCAATTTAAATATGCTAACTTATcgtatttacatacaactttgccagaaaactattatgtgtgcttgttagtttaactatgccgagttgtcatatttacaaatgatgatcaaaaaagatttcttgtggtcatcggttttaaatatgttgagttgtcatatttccGCGCGTAATCGTCTATAAAAAGTTGTTTGTGTTTGCTAgtttgattatgtcgagatgtcatatttatatgcAATTTCCAAAAAATATGGCGATTAAGTTATTctttatcagacaagtaagtacttactaatatgacaagtgcaacaaatgtggtaagtatgagtaaaaaaaaagttgtcgaaacatgtcgacatgggatctagttttgatgattttatcgaaacaaagtcaacgaAGAAAACGGATCGTCGATCGAATTAATGATTTAAGagataattttttttgaatttcgatCATTTAAAGATGAATCATTGCATGCATGATGAAAAGAAcgtaatgcatgcatgcttccgCAGCCGTCGTACGATGTGCCTCCAAATCAAGTCGTCACTGGTAATTAGATTTTccgttctttttttcattttataaTGAAATCGGCGAAGCTCCTGTCTTGCACCATCAAAAGAAGAAGAGAACTCCACCATCTACGTGCGTCTATTTTCGTTTCACGTGTGCTCGTCCCAAAGCACAACATACGATGTGCCTCCAAATCAAGTCGTCACTGGTGCGCATACAAGAATGGGCTGATACAACCCACACGGTGCGTGCCTTGCTCACTCGTCTCGCATGCAATGACCTTCAGCTGCACGCACCCGCACGGCAACTTCTCCTCTCTACACACAGTTTTGGGGTACAGATTGAGCAGCGACTCTAACCCCGTAGTACTCTTGTGGTTGTAGGCTCTGGAGGCGATGCTTATTCAACAAGTGGAAGCGTGGACCATCCCCACCGTTTCTTTCAGGCATCGTGGACGGAGTCGTCCGTGGGCATCCAGTACCTGTTGGTGAACCAGAGGGCGTCGGCCGCCACGGCGGCGCCGTCCTGGTTGCGGTGCCAGGCGTAGTAGGCGTGCGTCCGGTTCTTGATGTCGAGGATGGCGTGCCCGAAGCTCGCCTCCCTGAAGGCCGAGTAGCTCGGCTGCGGCTCCGACATGCTGCACCATCGATCCCCACAAACAAAGCAAGCCGGGGTTACTAATATGGCTATTCCAAAATACTTCTCTTGGATCACTGATTGGAGGATGTAAGTTCCGTTCGATCTTACTTGGTGGCCAGCCCTTCTTGGTTCCCCCCGTCGCCGATGGTTATGTAGACCGGCGCCGACTGGTCCGGGATCGGAGAGCACAGCCCATTTATGATGTTGTATGCAACGTTTGAAATCCTATGCTGCAACCACAGAGCAAAGCAAGCTGTGTGTAAGGAGGTCAGGACTGAGCTGCTACTCTTAAGCAGAAGAACGAAGCTAGCGCACTGAACTGACGCAGCCATGACTGGATGCAAATAAACAGATACTGTATAATATAAAGAGCTGTGGGAGAGAAATATTCCGAGTCACTGAAACACAATGGAATGCACCAAAAATAGCTCCAGTTTCATATGAAACCACGTCCAACAAAATGATAAGTATCCTTGGTCCTTGGAGAATAACTTCGAATGTAAACAAAGATAGTAATAGCAAGCAAGCTTTGAGGAGGATTAGCCGACTTACTGTCCGTTCGTAAGCGTGGACATGCCCTGCAAACACGAGATCGACTTTGTACTTCACAAACCACGGCTCGTACATCACTCTCATGCTTTCACCTTCCATGTAATGGTAGTTGTAGCTGTTGTACCACGGGGCGTGCATCAGAACGATCAGCCATGGCGTCTCGCTCCTGTTCACCTTGGGGAACTCGGATTCAAGCCACTTGTACTGAGGGGTGTATTTTCCTAGGAAAGAAGCAACAGAGCAGTCAATTCACCTTCAGCTTCAGCTTTGGAACTGGATTATCTGCAAATATGCCGTACATTCCGCACTAGTATGTGCTGAACTTGCTAAAACACAGATTCAGAAGAACATAACATAACATACCGTATGCAGAGTATGATGCTAGGACAATGATATAGGCTGAGGCTCTTTTGATGGAATACCAGTAAGGTGCTGTGCTACCGGAAGCCTTATATGGTGTGTGATACCTGCTGCTGTATGGCTTGAATGGCTTCGTTTCGCCCTGCAAATACATGTAATATTCTTTCTTTTTAAACTAGCAATATGAATAATTAAATGAATTCTAATATCATGGTGTAATTCAGTTAACAGTTACATGTATATAGCATAGCTCCACTGAATTGTTTTTTGCTACTTAGTACTTCTACTTGAACTGTAAAAGCATTCACTGAAATATAAAGAAATGCAAATAAAGTATGAGAAAGAACTGTCCATACAAGTTCAGGAGCAAAATCTATCTCATGGTTTCCAGCTGTCCAGATCCAAGGCTGGTATGCAAGATTCCGCTCTACAAATCTTGCCCACGTATCCCACCTTGTATTATCATGATATGGGTAATTATCTGCATATGTCAGGTCCCCGACGAAAAGCACTGCCTGGGCTTTTGAATTGGACTCGTAATGAGCGAGCGTGACATTCGAGTCAAAACTCTGGCCGAGATCACCTAAACACGATAATAAAATTCTCAGTAATATTACTCATAAACAACAGTAGTAAAGTTATGTTGGAGTTCAGACATGAGCATGCAAGTTGTATTCTGAGCAAATCTGACAATACCTATCAGACCAAATGTATATGGAACATCTGGGCCACTTTTTGGAGGGGTCCTGAACCAAAACTTCCTCAGCGTCTCTTCAGTTCCAACAGCATAGTAATACTTTGTGTCAAACTGCAACAAAGCCATAATTAAGTCTTGAATCAAGATTCCAGCCTTCATAAAACATAAGCATCAAATGTTTGACGGGCTGGTAACCTCCAGCTTCTTGATTGTACAATGATGAATGTATCCCGAAGTATATTTGTAGAACGTATACTGCAAATGCTTTCCCTGTGCAGAACAGTTGAGATTATCTTCTGAAGTCCCGTAAAGCACTGTGCTTGATCCAGGTTCGACTGTTGTCACCCATGAGATAATCATGGCTGTACCTTCTTGGTTGCCTTGTGTGATATGAACCTGTTAGAGCGTCTCATCAATCAGTACGAGAGTGGAGAATATACCACGGAGCATGGGTACGTTTTGTGCTACTTGTTTATGCAACAGCGATGTTAAGTTACTATATGGAGTAACAAATAACACACATCAGTATCATGGAAAAGGCACCGAATTTTAAAATGGTGAACTAAGATAAAGTAAGATCGAAGAAGTTCTTGTCATGGAAAAGGTGTCATGGTGTTTAATTCTGTGGAGTAAGACTAAGAATAAAGAAGTTCTTAAAAAGGGCTTCCACAACCAATAAGCAAACGGTCGAACAGAAATATATGATGGCAGACTAGCCCCAAAGTTGTCTTTAGAACTGATTAAAGTAAAGATAAGATAAAAACAACTGTAAACCAAGATCGCTGATTTGTGAGGTTAAACTGTGGAGTGGCATTAAGTAAGTGTGGGAAGTAGCTCAAAAAGCACACCACATAATTGGAAGCCACTGGACCCATCCATAGAGTATCAGAGTAGACTGAAAATCTGTCATGCGATCATTGAGTTAACTGGAAACTGTTTCGAGACCATGCGGTTAATTGGGAGCTGTACATGTTTTGCAAGCATGGCATAGGTCAATGAAACAGAAAACAGTGGTTGCATTTACACATGTTTTTGAAGAAGTTTTCATGGAGAGGCTGGTTTACACTGGATACTGAAAATGCACAGTTAATGGATTGAAAACTGAACTTGTTGAAGCGCAACTGTGCCAACGGCCAAACACAAAGGAACCATACGAATTTTCATAAATATAATGCCTATGGGTATGGCAATGAGAAAATTGGTAagatcaaaaaaatatgaaatccaCAGACAACAATAGGTCGAGGGTGATGACTATCCACCATCAAATATCACAAAAAGGCTCACCAGTAAAGTGATGACAAACTATGTGTGCATCCGAGGATGCAGAGGCTGGGAGGCTCTCCTTCCTTTTCGAAAAACAAAAGCGAGCCGATGTATAAGTCCATTTAGGAGGTAGAAAATGCCAGTTTACAAAAGAGGAACATATGACTTGGAGGAGGAGAACACAAGTACTGAAAAACCAATCAACCTCAAGTTTTGGATTCTTCCAGAAAGATTTTGGCTGTATCAtggtatcgggcaagtaacagctACTccctaaagaaatataagagcgtttatgtttctttacagagggagtacttcctTTGTTCACAAATatgagatgttttggatatttcagTCTGGACTACATAAGGACTGAACTGAGTGGACAAACACACTgaaacatgtctatatacatccgattcAGAAAAAGTCAGAACAGCTTAtatatttgtgaacggagggAGCATAtaagaacaaacgaatccacagtAGTACTATCCATCTCATGCTTGCAATTAGCAGCAGTCCAGTCAACTGTTCGCCAAACGCAGACTGTAGCCTAAACACATGGCAGTGTAACAAGGAGGCACAAGGGCAGTGTGCAGTCACCTGCTGCGGCGCATTGTGGCCGGGCGGAGCGCGGAAGACGTCGGCGTCGAGCGGCATGTCGATGGCCTGGCCGAGCAGCCGCCGGTAGTCGCTGGTCTGGCCGGCCCGGCAGGCGACGCCCAGCAGCAGGACGGCGCAGGCGACGGCCAGGGCCGCCGCGCCGATCCGGTCCGCCAGCCTCATTCCCGCggggctctcctcctcctcctctgctccgCGCCCTGGTTCTTGGCTTCCTTCCTGGAGGTTGCACTCCGGGGACGGGAATGGGATCGCTTGTTCGATTTCGTggccggtaaataaagatgggtcaAAGCAGGAAGGGGGCGGGGGATATGGAATATGCTCGTCCGGGGTGCCAAGAAACGAAATCGGGGATGGCGACCGCCGGAGAGCATTGATTGATTACTTCATGGCGTCAACCTTGAACACGCACGCGGGTTGAGGTTGGGGTTGAGGTTGAGGCAGGAGGGGGCGGCGAGGTTGGGATTTGGCGGCGATTGGGAGCCGCCAAGTGGAAAGCGTGGGCCGGATTTTGGACAAGAACTtcggttattttactattttatttttgCAGGCAAAGACCTTCGAATTGTACGTAATTGTTTTCTGTACACAATTTGTAAATTCAAAAGAATCTTTTTTGCGGAAAAAATCAAATGAGATTAAACAAACTCAGATTCTGCAGGATTTGAATGGGCGTGAAACCGCATTTATGTATTTCTACAATCTTGCGAATCAGAGAGGGCCTAAAATGATTGCTTCGTTCCGAACTTTCCATAAAGGGTGAATGAAAGTCGCTTTCACTGTAAGGAGAAATAAGTATCACTCGGAGGTAAAGAGATTCTAATTGAAAACGTGTCACGATCAATTCTTGTATTGTATATGCTGTGTCCGTTTTTAAACTCAAGAGAACCACATATGTTAAGCATTGGCTTCGCGCAAATTGAGTTTTTCTAATAGAGAACGTGGTCATGGTTTTCCATATATGTACTCATTCAATTTAGCAATGTTTGATAATCCACTATCAGAGTTGTGATTGTTTTTCCTGAATCATGATATATTGAAGGTGGTACCCAAGAGCGATTCAATGTTTACTTAGCAAATCACAGTTGTCGAGATCTCAAAGTTAAATGGGGATATTTGTAGGATTGAAAATGAAGATAGCATTTTACTTGGGAAGACCCTGAAAATTCTTAGGGACACACATATGTGTATCCAGTTACAACCGTTGTTCTACCTCACGTTCCAAAAACTTGTTTCAACAGAAAATTTCTAAAAAGAGAAACAATAAATTAAACATGTCATACAACACAATATACATGTTCATCTCGTACTAAATTTGCgatattgggggggggggggggttcaaaGAGCTAGAGTCAAAATGGCGCCTTTCGTATATGTCTGCCTTCGGGGGGTGGGGGGGGCTAGATGCCCGACTTTTGAGATAAGTAGTAAATTGAGTAGGTCTTGTAAGAAATGAAACATGTCAAACCTATCTAAAAAACAATGTCAATCATTAGTTCATTACCACTAGTAAGATAAAGCCCGAGGCCAATCTTTGGGTTGTTGCGGGCGCTAAGCATACAAGATATTTGAGGCCCCAAGAGTAGAAACAATGTCTTGACTATTCATCGATTGCTTTTGTAACCTGTAAAATCTTCTTAATTAAGGTGATAGGGAAAAAGATTTTTCCTAGAATAcatagggcaaagtgtttgtctccTCAAAAGAAATGTCATTATACTCCACcttccccccacccccaccccctccccggGATCAAATCAGATATCCATTTTTTCCTTTAATTTTCCAGAAAGGATGTAGAAACCCCCGGCCTCAACATCAAAA
Coding sequences within:
- the LOC123444552 gene encoding purple acid phosphatase 2 → MRLADRIGAAALAVACAVLLLGVACRAGQTSDYRRLLGQAIDMPLDADVFRAPPGHNAPQQVHITQGNQEGTAMIISWVTTVEPGSSTVLYGTSEDNLNCSAQGKHLQYTFYKYTSGYIHHCTIKKLEFDTKYYYAVGTEETLRKFWFRTPPKSGPDVPYTFGLIGDLGQSFDSNVTLAHYESNSKAQAVLFVGDLTYADNYPYHDNTRWDTWARFVERNLAYQPWIWTAGNHEIDFAPELGETKPFKPYSSRYHTPYKASGSTAPYWYSIKRASAYIIVLASYSAYGKYTPQYKWLESEFPKVNRSETPWLIVLMHAPWYNSYNYHYMEGESMRVMYEPWFVKYKVDLVFAGHVHAYERTHRISNVAYNIINGLCSPIPDQSAPVYITIGDGGNQEGLATNMSEPQPSYSAFREASFGHAILDIKNRTHAYYAWHRNQDGAAVAADALWFTNRYWMPTDDSVHDA